A region of Lacinutrix sp. Hel_I_90 DNA encodes the following proteins:
- a CDS encoding glycosyltransferase family 39 protein, whose protein sequence is MKLQKFNSSFYRTLTLFSIPLLIIFFLRIFGFDGLYGQDSYEYLRYTNAIQDYIGGGAHPGHYFWPVLYPTLGSVFGFIFGSAFALQLISGLSLSIACVYILKTIRLLYPDSKFKFFYVLIFGTFSPFLLKMGLIVMSDALALVFIVLSFYFFFKSYYQKTSLTLVFVFATCALMARYAALFITFPIIAYALYLVFKRRKINQFVIAILLSITTSIPFIIFQWDALFEASSNYFLKVWSVMNYFKSNYITEDGTQGYLFPNLIYAFYLFFHPGFIFIGSVLSLMTLKDYKSLFTFHQKMLMICSALYIFFLAGIPFQNPRILALLFPLVLILLFPAFKKLMTITWINHFFIPIAIVCIGLQLAFFTMTFHHIFSRTMIEKEIATMIEPYQGKTLYSFDVDLALQGRGLDFEYKNMYRERYQNFNKNDFILFDPSRYKVQWKDKNPMLNWEFIEKNYELKVLKTHPEGWILYQIQ, encoded by the coding sequence TTGAAGTTACAAAAATTCAACAGCTCTTTTTACAGAACTTTAACGCTATTTAGCATTCCGCTTCTCATTATTTTTTTCTTGAGAATTTTTGGATTTGATGGTTTATATGGGCAAGATTCGTATGAATATTTACGCTATACAAATGCCATTCAAGATTATATAGGAGGTGGCGCACATCCCGGACATTATTTTTGGCCTGTATTATATCCAACGCTGGGAAGTGTCTTTGGTTTTATTTTTGGAAGCGCTTTTGCTTTACAATTAATAAGCGGCTTGAGTCTTTCCATAGCCTGTGTTTATATTTTAAAAACCATTCGGCTTCTTTATCCAGATTCTAAATTTAAATTTTTCTATGTGTTAATTTTTGGCACTTTTAGTCCTTTTCTATTAAAAATGGGCTTGATTGTAATGTCTGATGCCTTGGCCTTAGTTTTTATAGTGTTATCGTTTTATTTCTTTTTTAAATCCTACTATCAAAAAACAAGTTTAACGCTCGTTTTCGTCTTTGCTACATGTGCTTTAATGGCCAGATATGCAGCGCTCTTTATTACCTTTCCTATTATAGCATATGCCTTGTATTTGGTTTTCAAACGAAGGAAAATAAACCAATTTGTGATTGCAATTCTATTGAGTATAACTACCTCAATTCCTTTTATAATTTTTCAATGGGACGCATTATTTGAAGCGTCTTCTAATTACTTTCTAAAAGTTTGGTCAGTTATGAATTATTTTAAATCAAATTATATAACTGAAGATGGAACACAAGGTTATCTGTTTCCAAATTTAATCTATGCTTTTTATTTGTTTTTTCACCCTGGATTTATCTTTATTGGAAGTGTTTTAAGCCTCATGACCTTAAAAGATTATAAATCGCTCTTTACTTTTCATCAAAAAATGCTGATGATTTGCAGTGCCTTGTATATTTTCTTCTTGGCAGGAATTCCATTTCAAAACCCGCGAATTCTCGCTCTATTATTTCCATTGGTATTGATTTTATTATTTCCGGCTTTTAAAAAACTAATGACTATCACATGGATTAACCATTTTTTTATTCCAATAGCAATTGTTTGCATAGGATTACAACTCGCTTTTTTCACAATGACTTTCCATCATATATTTTCACGTACGATGATTGAAAAAGAAATTGCAACCATGATTGAACCCTATCAAGGCAAAACTTTGTATAGTTTTGATGTTGACTTGGCACTCCAAGGTCGCGGTTTAGATTTTGAGTATAAAAACATGTATAGGGAACGTTACCAAAATTTTAATAAAAACGATTTTATTTTGTTTGATCCGTCTCGCTATAAAGTACAATGGAAGGATAAAAACCCAATGTTAAACTGGGAATTCATTGAAAAAAATTATGAATTAAAAGTATTGAAAACGCATCCTGAAGGATGGATATTATATCAAATTCAATAG